The following coding sequences lie in one Nycticebus coucang isolate mNycCou1 chromosome 20, mNycCou1.pri, whole genome shotgun sequence genomic window:
- the LOC128572511 gene encoding mitotic-spindle organizing protein 1-like, which translates to MALVSIATRRKQACHGLEVQACKRRANLEYRVALINLLISLLFRWYMTAAAAANLNAVRETMDVLLEMSRILNTGLDMETLSICVRLCEQGINPEALSSVIKELLKATEALKAAENMTS; encoded by the exons atggccctggtctcgatTGCCACACGAAGGAAGCAGGCGTgtcacggattagaagtacaagcttgcaagaggcgggctaaccttgaaTACAGGGTAGCCCTGATCAACCTCCTCATTAGTCTTTTATTCAGATGGTAcatgacag CGGCTGCCGCGGCGAATCTGAATGCGGTGAGGGAGACCATGGACGTTCTGCTTGAGATGTCAAGAATTTTGAATACTGGTTTAGATATGGAAACTTTATCCATTTGTGTACGGCTTTGTGAACAAGGAATTAACCCAGAAGCTTTGTCATCGGTTATTAAGGAGCTTCTCAAGGCTACTGAAGCACTAAAGGCTGCTGAAAATATGACAAGCTGA